In Deinococcus psychrotolerans, a genomic segment contains:
- a CDS encoding ribokinase produces the protein MSVLVVGSANTDILVRVRRAPLPGETVLGGDAEVQAGGKGANQAVAAARAGAATAFCGAVGGDTFASVPREALRSAGVDLQHLRELTVPSGIALITISDDGENSITVASGANARLSPEDLPADFSNFNHLLMQQEIPPQTVLAAAQKAKQSGVQVLLNAAPSHEFSNNLWPLLDYLIVNEHELAQLAGTAEGQEESAARSLLERGVGAVIVTLGGRGSLAITPAGLFRQAAHKVVVVDTTGAGDTFCGVLAAWLCGGSDLPEALKAAGVAGALACTKLGAQAAMPTRSEIEGALAG, from the coding sequence ATGAGCGTTCTGGTCGTCGGCAGCGCCAACACTGACATTTTGGTGCGGGTGCGCCGCGCTCCGCTGCCCGGCGAAACGGTGCTGGGCGGAGACGCCGAGGTGCAGGCGGGTGGCAAAGGAGCCAACCAAGCTGTAGCAGCGGCGCGGGCAGGCGCGGCGACGGCGTTTTGCGGCGCGGTGGGGGGTGACACGTTCGCCTCGGTGCCGCGTGAGGCGCTGCGCTCGGCGGGCGTTGACCTCCAGCATTTACGCGAGCTGACGGTGCCCAGCGGCATTGCCCTGATTACCATTTCAGATGACGGCGAAAACAGCATCACGGTGGCGAGCGGCGCGAACGCCCGTTTGAGTCCTGAGGATTTGCCCGCCGACTTTTCCAACTTCAATCATCTGCTGATGCAGCAAGAAATCCCGCCCCAAACGGTGCTGGCCGCCGCTCAGAAAGCCAAGCAAAGCGGCGTGCAGGTGCTGCTCAATGCCGCGCCCAGCCACGAATTCAGCAATAACTTGTGGCCGCTGCTGGACTATTTGATCGTCAACGAACATGAGCTGGCGCAACTGGCGGGTACAGCAGAAGGTCAGGAAGAATCGGCAGCCCGCTCGCTGCTGGAGCGCGGTGTGGGGGCGGTGATCGTCACGCTGGGTGGGCGCGGGTCACTGGCAATCACACCAGCAGGCCTATTCAGGCAGGCCGCCCACAAAGTCGTAGTGGTGGACACCACCGGAGCGGGAGACACGTTTTGCGGCGTGCTGGCAGCGTGGCTCTGTGGAGGCTCCGATTTGCCCGAAGCGCTGAAGGCGGCGGGCGTGGCCGGAGCGCTGGCCTGCACCAAACTGGGAGCGCAGGCGGCCATGCCTACACGCTCGGAGATCGAGGGAGCTTTGGCGGGCTGA
- a CDS encoding serine hydrolase — MTPESVTLGQAFLEQLRAQSYGGEVGLAISTLEGEVLVCLNAERAFLSASTIKVPLLLLALERVQTGQLRLNERHTLKPADRVGGAGILHELGAGLELSLEDLLTLMIIVSDNTATNMVIDLLGVDAVNAWLFERGCRQTRLVGKLQLPPEQQNAAQLLGERNRTSAAEQAELLLGLWQGQRLEPPVRQLALSILGRQHYRDILGRSLLRHAANSSRYQTYTKSGELLGVHHDVGLLLLPRPLCVALLSEGGSDRREHPENQDTLVLSTTLFPLLAALGGLDQGISGDI; from the coding sequence GTGACCCCAGAGTCTGTGACTTTAGGGCAAGCTTTCTTGGAGCAACTCCGCGCCCAGAGCTACGGCGGCGAAGTTGGCTTGGCTATCAGCACGCTGGAAGGGGAGGTGCTGGTCTGCTTGAACGCCGAGCGGGCCTTTCTGTCTGCCAGCACCATCAAAGTGCCGCTGCTCTTGCTGGCTTTGGAGCGGGTGCAAACTGGACAGCTCCGCCTCAACGAGCGCCACACCCTGAAACCCGCAGACCGGGTGGGCGGCGCAGGGATACTTCACGAACTCGGTGCGGGCCTCGAACTGAGCCTGGAAGACCTGCTGACCCTGATGATCATCGTCAGTGACAACACCGCCACCAATATGGTCATCGACTTGCTTGGCGTGGACGCGGTTAACGCTTGGCTCTTTGAGCGCGGCTGCCGGCAGACCCGTTTGGTGGGCAAGCTGCAACTGCCCCCAGAACAGCAGAACGCCGCCCAGCTTCTCGGCGAGCGCAACCGCACTTCGGCGGCTGAACAAGCGGAGCTGCTGCTCGGGCTGTGGCAGGGCCAGCGCCTTGAACCGCCTGTGCGCCAATTGGCCCTTTCTATCCTGGGACGCCAGCACTACCGCGACATTTTGGGCCGCTCGCTGCTCCGACACGCCGCCAACTCTTCCCGCTACCAGACCTATACCAAGAGCGGCGAACTGCTGGGTGTGCATCACGATGTGGGCCTGCTGCTGCTGCCGAGGCCGCTGTGTGTGGCGCTGCTGAGTGAAGGCGGATCAGACCGGCGCGAGCATCCTGAAAACCAAGATACGCTTGTACTCTCAACTACACTTTTCCCGCTGCTGGCCGCACTCGGCGGCCTTGATCAGGGTATCAGCGGGGACATTTAG
- a CDS encoding pyridoxal phosphate-dependent aminotransferase, producing the protein MTSTPMLPASALSGVRQVVRRTPAYPFTPVSAAIKLDQNESALDLPAELRDLALQRLAHTEWNRYPDLHADTLRDKIAEFEDWNPDGVVVTPGSNVLIKLLTEMAGVNQRVLSVQPNFSVYGLEASMLGATLLQVPLKPDFSLPVEGLVAELQKGGPGLLFVTQPHAPTGHLDAESDVKAVLDAAGDDWVAVLDEAYYQFADSDGRALVAERSNRISLRTCSKAWGLAGLRLGYALTSPELAQNLQKLVSAFNINILTQTVAMTALEHPEYMRQRVAQTVQERQRILAALQGHPVYTGLPSQGNFFLLKTPDAAAAYQHLLSRGLLVRRQDGMPMLEGCLRIGIGTPEQNSALLAALAEVTG; encoded by the coding sequence ATGACTTCTACTCCAATGCTGCCCGCCTCCGCCCTCTCTGGCGTGCGCCAAGTGGTGCGCCGCACTCCGGCTTACCCGTTTACGCCGGTCAGCGCGGCGATCAAGCTCGATCAAAACGAAAGCGCTCTAGATTTGCCCGCCGAACTGCGCGACCTGGCTTTGCAGCGCCTCGCCCACACAGAATGGAACCGCTATCCCGATTTGCACGCCGACACCCTGCGGGACAAAATCGCCGAGTTTGAAGACTGGAACCCTGACGGCGTGGTGGTCACGCCCGGCAGCAACGTGCTGATCAAGCTGCTGACCGAAATGGCAGGTGTAAATCAGCGGGTGCTGAGCGTACAGCCCAACTTTTCGGTCTACGGTCTGGAAGCTAGCATGCTCGGCGCGACCCTACTGCAAGTGCCGCTGAAGCCGGATTTTTCGCTGCCGGTAGAAGGCTTGGTAGCGGAGTTGCAAAAAGGTGGGCCGGGCCTTTTGTTCGTCACCCAGCCGCACGCCCCCACCGGGCACCTCGACGCCGAGAGCGACGTGAAAGCCGTTTTGGACGCTGCCGGAGACGACTGGGTCGCGGTGCTCGACGAAGCTTATTACCAGTTTGCCGACTCGGATGGCCGCGCATTGGTCGCAGAGAGGAGCAACCGCATTTCGCTGCGAACGTGTAGCAAAGCTTGGGGGCTGGCGGGCCTGCGCCTCGGCTACGCGCTGACTTCGCCCGAACTCGCTCAGAACCTGCAAAAGTTGGTCAGCGCTTTCAATATCAACATCCTGACGCAAACGGTGGCGATGACCGCCTTAGAGCACCCCGAGTACATGCGCCAGCGGGTGGCCCAGACCGTTCAGGAACGCCAGCGCATCTTGGCCGCGCTTCAAGGTCATCCGGTGTATACGGGGCTTCCCTCGCAGGGCAATTTCTTCTTACTCAAAACGCCTGACGCCGCTGCCGCGTATCAGCACCTGCTCTCACGCGGCCTCTTGGTGCGCCGCCAGGACGGAATGCCGATGCTGGAAGGCTGCTTGCGAATCGGTATCGGCACGCCCGAGCAAAACAGCGCTCTGCTGGCGGCTTTGGCAGAGGTTACAGGGTAA
- a CDS encoding response regulator transcription factor, with protein MIRVLIADDHALFRQGLRSLLESEGMRVIGEAANGREAIRFAAETHPDVILMDIQMPELDGVKATQNILEIDANARVIIITMYRQDRYVFEAVKAGARGYILKDADAATLIDAIERVAGGEALLDPDMAQNVLDDFRDKREVLPSGKHADLNERETMILKLLAQGFSNQEIALRLDISEKTVRNRLSEIFTKLQLNNRTQAALYAIREGIANLE; from the coding sequence ATGATTCGCGTCTTGATCGCCGATGACCATGCCCTCTTTCGCCAAGGACTCCGCAGCCTCTTAGAGAGCGAGGGAATGCGGGTGATTGGCGAGGCGGCCAACGGACGTGAGGCCATTCGCTTCGCCGCTGAAACCCATCCCGACGTCATTTTGATGGACATTCAGATGCCGGAACTCGACGGCGTGAAAGCCACCCAGAACATTCTGGAAATCGACGCCAATGCCCGCGTCATCATCATCACCATGTACCGTCAAGACCGTTACGTGTTCGAGGCGGTCAAAGCGGGCGCACGCGGCTACATTCTCAAAGACGCCGACGCGGCCACCCTGATTGACGCCATCGAGCGGGTCGCGGGGGGCGAAGCGCTGCTTGACCCCGACATGGCCCAAAACGTTCTAGACGACTTCCGCGACAAGCGCGAAGTGCTGCCCAGCGGCAAACACGCCGATCTCAACGAACGCGAGACCATGATTCTCAAGCTGCTGGCACAGGGCTTTTCCAACCAGGAAATTGCCCTCCGGCTCGACATTTCCGAAAAAACTGTTCGCAACCGCTTGTCAGAAATCTTTACCAAGTTGCAGCTCAACAACCGCACCCAGGCCGCGCTCTACGCCATTCGGGAGGGCATCGCCAACCTTGAGTAG
- a CDS encoding nucleoside deaminase produces the protein MTLHQQPHRRYLQEALNLARQASDAGSSPVGAVLVGADGEILYRGRNRVGEAQSAEHVGDASVSHAEMDIFFQAGKLEDPQTLTLYTSLEPCLMCGGAAALLQVGRVVWATDDAWGGSGRLIAWADHPAMKETEVIACPDADLEREGAVLFAPEAKRAFPDEGWALWRGRYPEETAGVK, from the coding sequence ATGACTCTTCACCAACAACCGCACCGCCGTTATTTGCAAGAAGCCTTGAATTTGGCCCGCCAAGCGTCGGACGCTGGAAGTTCGCCGGTCGGTGCAGTTTTGGTCGGCGCAGACGGCGAGATCCTTTACCGTGGCCGCAACCGCGTCGGCGAAGCGCAAAGTGCCGAGCACGTCGGAGACGCCAGCGTGTCACACGCCGAAATGGACATTTTCTTTCAGGCGGGCAAACTCGAAGACCCCCAAACGTTGACCCTCTACACCAGCTTGGAACCGTGCTTGATGTGCGGCGGGGCAGCGGCGCTGCTTCAGGTGGGCCGCGTGGTGTGGGCAACCGACGACGCTTGGGGCGGGTCGGGACGACTGATTGCCTGGGCCGATCACCCGGCCATGAAAGAAACCGAAGTGATCGCTTGTCCCGACGCCGATCTGGAACGTGAGGGCGCAGTTCTCTTTGCGCCAGAAGCCAAACGCGCTTTTCCCGACGAGGGTTGGGCGCTGTGGCGAGGGCGCTACCCAGAGGAAACGGCAGGCGTGAAATGA
- a CDS encoding cytochrome c — protein sequence MERNDAVMPSVAIVIAAILWIVLLFLFNKETAPEPIKIDPAITAAAAKEWPTVGKKIFEQGNAATGATACAGCHGLNGQGGVGPKLAGQETILQDPVLVHTRVVKGKGAMPAFEASLKDNEIYAVTNYVLNSWGNKAELVTPAVVAASASTISPEVLKNRSRFVPEEIKLPEITLVTFILLCLTYGIIGLYSVWAEGQELKPGIHKTRSTPLSVLAMVSTLIGVVVFGILFARLIISDWYGWAADPVVKPDVTGEGFYAAMVVILLGVAAGLYKKYFMDSEVLVEDSSGEFPW from the coding sequence GTGGAACGGAATGACGCAGTAATGCCCTCGGTTGCGATTGTGATCGCGGCCATTTTATGGATTGTTTTGTTGTTTCTTTTCAACAAAGAAACCGCCCCAGAGCCGATCAAGATTGATCCGGCCATCACCGCCGCCGCCGCCAAAGAATGGCCGACGGTCGGCAAGAAGATTTTTGAGCAGGGCAACGCGGCTACGGGAGCCACTGCCTGTGCAGGTTGTCACGGCCTGAATGGTCAGGGCGGTGTGGGCCCCAAACTCGCCGGGCAAGAAACCATCTTGCAAGACCCGGTGCTGGTGCATACCCGCGTGGTCAAAGGCAAGGGAGCTATGCCGGCTTTTGAGGCCAGCCTCAAGGACAACGAAATCTACGCCGTCACCAACTACGTGCTGAACTCTTGGGGCAACAAAGCTGAACTGGTGACGCCTGCTGTGGTTGCGGCTTCTGCCAGCACCATCAGCCCGGAAGTCCTCAAGAACCGTTCGCGCTTTGTGCCGGAAGAAATCAAGTTGCCGGAAATCACGCTCGTGACCTTTATCTTGCTGTGCCTGACTTACGGCATTATTGGCCTGTACAGCGTGTGGGCTGAGGGGCAGGAGTTAAAGCCCGGCATTCACAAAACCCGCAGCACCCCACTCTCGGTGCTGGCGATGGTCTCCACCCTGATCGGTGTGGTGGTGTTCGGTATTTTGTTCGCCCGCCTGATTATCAGTGATTGGTACGGCTGGGCTGCCGATCCGGTCGTCAAACCCGACGTGACCGGCGAAGGCTTTTACGCGGCGATGGTCGTGATCTTGCTGGGCGTGGCAGCGGGCCTCTACAAGAAATACTTCATGGACAGCGAAGTGCTGGTCGAAGATTCCAGCGGTGAGTTTCCGTGGTAA
- the lon gene encoding endopeptidase La → MIWELPVVALRNMVIMPGVTQNIDVGRPKSKRAVDEAQGADRRVLVVTQRDATTDDPMPAELHDIGTLAVIKQVVRLPDNTYQVLVETQERVKMLEQVPGSYLRVRVETLDKQPGNPDELRVIIQETKSAFEEYQRQNKTLRLDNYQLEGIKTLSDAGTLADQIAHHATWTLEEKQAVLDAGAEQVRLTLVLQNLTRDLERFNMDKKVAGRVKEQMDANQREYYLREQMKAIGKELGGGEEGPAEVEALREKIEAAGMPDEVKEKAFKELARLERTPGGSPEGTVVRNYIDWLTDVPWSKRDEEILDIVRTRDILDADHYGLDDVKERILEFLAVRQLTHKPDEVDAEGNKKQRTAEERIEDSELRAPILCLVGPPGVGKTSLGKSIARSLNRKFVRMALGGMRDEAEIRGHRRTYIGSMPGRIIQGMKNASVVNPIMLLDEIDKMSSDWRGDPSSAMLEVLDPEQNHTFQDHYLEVPYDLSQVMFITTANSLQTIPRPLLDRMEVIQIPGYTMPEKLQIAKRYRLPRQLRGHGLEGRMEVTDAALQRIIEEYTMEAGVRNVDRMLSKLARKAARELLEKPWEGVKTVDAEQVPDYLGIPMFKPDRMEKEAQVGVAQGLAWTSVGGTMLVVEALATPGSGKIIMTGSLGDVMKESVQAAVAYLRKHATEYGADPEFYKNTDLHVHFPDGATPKDGPSAGITIATAVISAITGRPARMDIAMTGEISLRGRVLPIGGVKEKLLAAHQGGIREVIVPKDNEPNLQDLPDSIRNEMTIHTAANVGEVLERLLLAAPVQPVSPPPTLSKPASQAGASS, encoded by the coding sequence ATGATCTGGGAACTTCCCGTTGTCGCACTTCGAAATATGGTCATCATGCCGGGCGTCACCCAGAATATCGACGTGGGCCGCCCCAAGAGTAAACGCGCTGTAGACGAAGCGCAGGGCGCAGACCGCCGCGTCTTGGTGGTTACTCAGCGCGACGCCACCACCGACGACCCGATGCCCGCCGAGCTTCATGACATCGGCACGCTGGCCGTCATCAAGCAGGTCGTGCGTTTGCCCGACAACACCTATCAGGTTTTGGTCGAAACGCAGGAGCGCGTCAAGATGCTTGAGCAGGTGCCGGGCAGCTACCTGCGGGTGCGCGTCGAAACCCTCGACAAGCAGCCGGGCAACCCCGACGAGCTGCGGGTCATCATTCAGGAAACCAAATCGGCGTTCGAGGAATATCAGCGCCAGAACAAAACCCTGCGGCTCGACAACTACCAGCTCGAAGGCATCAAGACCCTCAGTGACGCCGGAACATTGGCCGACCAGATCGCCCACCACGCCACTTGGACCTTGGAAGAAAAGCAGGCGGTACTGGACGCTGGTGCTGAGCAAGTGCGCCTCACCTTGGTGTTGCAAAACCTGACCCGCGACCTCGAGCGCTTCAATATGGACAAGAAAGTGGCTGGGCGCGTCAAAGAGCAGATGGACGCCAACCAGCGCGAGTATTACCTGCGCGAGCAGATGAAGGCGATTGGCAAAGAACTCGGCGGCGGCGAAGAAGGCCCCGCCGAAGTCGAAGCCCTGCGCGAGAAAATTGAAGCGGCGGGAATGCCCGACGAAGTCAAGGAAAAAGCCTTCAAGGAACTGGCCCGCTTGGAGCGCACCCCCGGCGGCAGCCCCGAAGGCACTGTGGTCAGGAATTACATCGATTGGCTGACCGACGTGCCGTGGAGTAAGCGAGACGAAGAAATTCTGGACATCGTCCGCACTCGCGACATTCTCGACGCCGATCACTACGGCCTAGACGACGTCAAAGAGCGCATCTTGGAATTCTTGGCGGTGCGTCAACTCACCCATAAACCCGATGAAGTGGACGCTGAGGGCAACAAAAAGCAGCGCACGGCGGAAGAGCGCATTGAAGACTCCGAGCTGCGTGCTCCGATTCTGTGCTTGGTCGGCCCTCCCGGCGTCGGCAAAACCTCGCTGGGCAAGAGCATTGCCCGCAGCCTCAACCGTAAATTCGTGCGAATGGCGCTGGGCGGTATGCGCGACGAAGCCGAGATTCGCGGCCACCGCCGGACCTACATCGGTTCAATGCCGGGCCGGATTATTCAGGGCATGAAAAATGCCAGCGTGGTCAACCCGATCATGCTGCTCGACGAAATCGACAAGATGTCGAGCGACTGGCGCGGCGATCCCAGCAGCGCCATGCTGGAAGTGCTTGACCCCGAGCAGAACCACACCTTCCAAGATCACTATTTGGAAGTGCCGTATGACCTCTCGCAGGTGATGTTCATTACGACGGCCAACAGCCTTCAGACCATCCCGCGTCCACTGCTCGACCGCATGGAAGTCATTCAGATTCCCGGTTACACCATGCCGGAGAAGCTGCAAATCGCCAAGCGCTACCGCCTGCCGCGCCAGTTGCGTGGACACGGTTTGGAAGGCCGCATGGAAGTCACCGACGCCGCGCTGCAACGCATCATCGAGGAATACACCATGGAAGCGGGCGTGCGCAACGTGGACAGGATGCTCAGCAAGCTGGCCCGCAAAGCCGCCCGCGAGCTGCTGGAAAAACCCTGGGAAGGTGTCAAGACGGTGGACGCCGAGCAAGTGCCGGATTACCTCGGCATTCCGATGTTCAAGCCTGACCGAATGGAAAAAGAAGCCCAAGTCGGTGTGGCGCAGGGCCTCGCGTGGACTTCGGTGGGCGGCACCATGCTGGTCGTCGAAGCGCTGGCGACCCCCGGCAGCGGTAAAATCATCATGACCGGAAGCTTGGGCGATGTGATGAAGGAATCGGTGCAGGCCGCTGTCGCTTACCTGCGCAAGCACGCCACCGAGTACGGCGCAGACCCTGAGTTCTACAAAAACACGGATCTGCACGTTCACTTCCCCGACGGCGCGACGCCCAAAGATGGCCCCTCGGCAGGCATCACCATTGCCACCGCCGTGATCAGTGCCATCACCGGACGCCCCGCCCGTATGGACATTGCCATGACCGGCGAGATCAGCTTGCGTGGCCGCGTCCTCCCTATCGGCGGCGTCAAGGAAAAACTGCTGGCAGCCCATCAGGGCGGCATCCGCGAAGTGATCGTGCCCAAAGACAACGAGCCGAACTTGCAGGACTTGCCCGACAGCATCCGCAACGAAATGACCATCCACACCGCTGCCAATGTGGGCGAAGTGCTGGAACGGTTGTTGCTGGCCGCCCCCGTGCAGCCGGTTTCGCCGCCTCCCACGCTGAGCAAGCCCGCCAGTCAAGCCGGAGCATCGAGCTAG
- a CDS encoding cytochrome b, producing MNQWLDERLHISRLNDKFLRKAFPVHHSFFLGEITLFSLIVLILTGAILALFYEPSTILVKNPMDPTSANLVPAAWASAININAMPFGDMLRRMHHWMANLMMGAGLMHMMRIYFTGAYKKPREINWWIGLLLIIFTALTAVTGYSLPYDNFAFTTLKVVVGIASSIPWIGEWVGQAAFAGKFPGPGIISRVYGYHIMLLPGILLALTGAHMLLMIKQKHTQPRYAKELAYKKIVGVPLITQQTPIMLMLALIFTGLVMLFAAFIPVHPVEVFGPPSNQSPIVKPDFYLLWVFGILAILPGSLEFNLWGGVFNAEFFGALVMPGIIIGLLFAIPLIDRSSENQYYAENPTDYPVRLGLGIAFFVMIAVFSVAGYRPELVLSGVLKESSANLILWILAIVLPIISYFAVIGIVRGIRKLREADEREMRQAAADD from the coding sequence ATGAACCAATGGCTCGACGAGCGGCTTCACATTTCGCGCTTAAACGATAAGTTTTTGCGTAAAGCCTTCCCGGTTCACCACAGCTTCTTCTTGGGTGAAATTACGCTATTTTCCTTAATCGTGCTGATCTTGACCGGCGCAATTCTGGCGCTGTTCTACGAGCCCAGCACCATCTTGGTCAAAAACCCGATGGATCCCACCTCAGCCAACTTGGTGCCTGCTGCGTGGGCCAGCGCCATCAACATCAATGCCATGCCGTTCGGCGACATGCTGCGCCGGATGCACCACTGGATGGCCAACTTGATGATGGGCGCGGGCCTGATGCACATGATGCGTATTTATTTCACCGGCGCTTATAAAAAGCCGCGTGAAATCAATTGGTGGATTGGCCTTCTCCTGATCATCTTCACCGCCCTGACCGCCGTGACGGGTTACAGCCTGCCCTACGACAACTTTGCCTTCACCACCCTGAAAGTGGTCGTGGGTATCGCCTCCAGCATCCCTTGGATCGGCGAGTGGGTCGGCCAAGCCGCCTTTGCGGGCAAGTTCCCCGGCCCCGGCATCATCTCGCGGGTCTACGGCTACCACATCATGTTGCTGCCTGGTATTTTGCTGGCCCTGACTGGGGCGCACATGCTGCTGATGATCAAGCAGAAGCACACCCAGCCCCGCTACGCCAAAGAGCTGGCGTATAAGAAGATCGTGGGCGTGCCGCTGATTACCCAGCAGACCCCCATCATGCTGATGCTGGCGCTGATCTTTACTGGCTTGGTGATGTTGTTCGCCGCCTTCATTCCGGTTCACCCGGTTGAAGTCTTCGGGCCGCCCAGCAACCAGTCGCCCATCGTCAAGCCGGACTTTTACCTGCTGTGGGTCTTCGGCATCCTGGCGATCTTGCCGGGCAGCTTAGAGTTCAACTTGTGGGGCGGAGTCTTCAACGCCGAGTTCTTCGGTGCGCTGGTAATGCCGGGCATCATCATCGGCTTGCTGTTCGCCATTCCGCTGATTGACCGCAGCAGTGAAAACCAGTACTACGCTGAAAATCCCACCGATTATCCGGTCAGGTTGGGGCTGGGGATCGCCTTCTTCGTGATGATCGCGGTGTTCAGTGTCGCGGGCTATAGGCCAGAGCTGGTGCTGTCGGGCGTGCTCAAAGAATCCAGCGCCAACTTGATTTTGTGGATTCTGGCTATCGTGTTGCCGATCATCAGTTACTTCGCCGTCATTGGCATCGTGCGCGGTATTCGTAAGCTGCGCGAGGCCGATGAGCGCGAAATGCGTCAGGCTGCTGCTGACGACTGA
- a CDS encoding Rieske 2Fe-2S domain-containing protein has product MTKYRRADPEISRRKFINVALGTAGAVGGLGLVTALAGVRPPNRITAGKVPAIEGDILVYAEGSQSGQPIKTSDLSDKITRAWPQGKDKDGKPVIKKDEPNNLLIVFKFPTAEIVAPTDLKGVQDGVVAYSGICQHLGCQVGDNPSKPETILCPCHSGAYDPRAGCKVIGGPPPKPLPQLPIKLDAGGVMATGSLSGPYFGLTESDWKSLLEEAKTI; this is encoded by the coding sequence ATGACCAAATACAGACGTGCAGACCCCGAAATTTCTCGGCGCAAGTTCATCAACGTGGCGCTCGGCACTGCCGGCGCAGTGGGCGGCCTCGGCCTCGTCACAGCGCTGGCGGGCGTGCGGCCTCCCAACCGAATCACGGCGGGAAAAGTTCCTGCCATCGAGGGCGACATCTTGGTGTACGCCGAGGGATCCCAAAGCGGTCAGCCAATTAAAACCAGTGATCTGAGTGACAAGATCACCCGCGCTTGGCCGCAAGGCAAAGACAAAGACGGCAAGCCGGTCATCAAAAAAGATGAACCCAACAACTTGTTGATTGTCTTCAAGTTTCCTACTGCTGAGATCGTGGCTCCCACTGACCTCAAAGGCGTGCAAGACGGCGTGGTGGCCTACAGCGGCATTTGCCAGCACCTCGGATGCCAAGTCGGCGACAACCCCTCTAAACCTGAAACTATTTTGTGTCCTTGCCACTCCGGCGCGTACGACCCGCGTGCAGGCTGCAAGGTGATCGGCGGGCCACCGCCCAAGCCGCTGCCGCAGTTGCCGATCAAGCTTGACGCGGGCGGTGTGATGGCGACCGGCTCACTGAGCGGGCCTTACTTTGGATTGACCGAGAGCGATTGGAAGTCGCTTCTCGAGGAGGCGAAGACGATATGA